Sequence from the Kribbella aluminosa genome:
TTGAGATGCCCGCTCCCGTCGTCGCAGCCGTTCTCGGCTACCACGACAAGACCACCACCCGCCTGCTCAACGAGACCGGCGGGACCTGGAGCCGATACGCCGCTGGAGATCACACACGGTCACCAGCAGGTTGGGCTCCACGAGGGAACCGGTGACAGTTGAATACGCGAGCCCACCAGTATCGGCCCCACGACGCCACCGCGCGGACTGGATTGCGGGCGGAGGTCTGTTGCCCGCGGCCCCCACCAGACGCCGGGATCGGGGCCGAGAACCTGTTCACCTCCGAAGACCCCATGCGGGGTGCTCCGGAGGTGAACAGATGGCCGGTGGAGCGGTGTTTTTGTCGAGATTCGCTCAATCTCAGATTTGTGTTGCTCAATCTGAGATTGGTTCTGAGGCTGGTGTGGCTGAAGGGGCATCTTGGGCAGGGATGGGTGGTCTCGGGGGTGTGGTGATTGGTCGTTGTGAACGCCGAAGTGAACGTCGATGAGACCCTCCCGGCCTTGACGGTGGGACAGGCCGCGTATGCCTCCGGGCTCACCCCGAAGGCGGTCCGGCTCTACCAGGCCAAGGGCCTGCTTCCGCCCGCGGAACGCAGCGCCGCCGGCTACCGTCTCTACACCAACGACGACGTCGCCACCCTGCGCTTCATCCACCAGGCCCGCACCCTCGGGCTGCGGCTGGACGAGATCGGTGACATCCTCGACATCCGCCGCGATGGCAGCGCGCCCTGCCACCACGTCTTACGGCTGATCGACCAGCACATCACCGAGATCGACCGCACCATCACCGAGCTCCGCCAGCTCCGCGGCACCCTGAGCCACACCCGCAAGGCCGCCGCTCAAGCCGCCGCTGCAGGTTCAACCGGACCTCGCCGTACGGGGATGTGGGGCCAGAACAGGCGGTGGCGTACTTGATACCTATTGACCGGACTACTGGCGGATTTCTCGGCGTGTTCCGGGTGGCGGGGTGACGTTCCCGGTGCGGAGGACGGCTTGCTTGAGCATGTCGATCAGCGGCATGGTTGCTTGCCGGTCCTTCCCATCGGTGGTGGGCTGATACCTCACAGTTGAACCTTCCAGTAGCATGGAAGGTCACGGGAGGCGTCATGAAGATCGGCGAACTGGCCGCCGCCAGCGGCACCACATCCAAGACGATCCGCTTCTATGAGCAGTCCGGTGTATTGCCCGAGCCCACGCGGATGCCGAGCGGTTACCGCGACTGCGGCCCGGAGTTCATCGAGCGGCTCACCTTCGTCCGCGCGCACAGGCGGCCAGACTGTCGCTGAGGGAGATCCGGCAGATTCTCGCCGTCCACGACCGCGGTGAGGCGCCCTGTGGCCACGTCCGCGGTGTCCTGGCGGACCGGCTCGACCAGGTTCGGGCCCAGATCGCCGAACTGGTCGCCCTCGAGGAGTACCTGGATTCACTGCTCGCCTATGCGCGGCAGAGGCCACCGACTGATCACGACGGCAGCGCTGTCTGCTGGATCCTGGAAACCGACCCCGACGAGCAGGGCAGTTGATGTCCCAGTGACTCCTTCAGGGGCTGGTCGTGGCTCGCTTGCGGGCACGCCTCAGCACGACCAGACCGACGTACGAGATCAGCAGCAGAGCGAAGCCGACCTTCTCCGCCACCGGGGTGGCGCCCTCCGGCCAGATCGTGCCTTTCAGGTAGTGCTGGATGTAACCGCCCGCATACACCTGCTCACCACCTCGTCGGCGGAAGTACTTCTCTAGCACCGTGAGTGGGCAGCCGAAGTCGAGGCTCACGATGGTGAGGTTCCACACCGCGATGAACAGGTGCGCCCAGACCACCCGAAACCAGCGCCAGGCGGGGAAGCCCGCCGAACACGAAGAAGCGCAGCAGCAAGTCGTGGATCACCATCATCACTCGCCGAGGAAGCGGTACAGCATGGCCCATACCGGTGCTGTTCGCGGATCAGGGCGTCCGGCACCGCGGCCCGGAGCGGGTAGTGAGGGCTCGGGGCGGATCGCGCCCATCAGGTGCTCCACTGCCGCCTCCTTTCGCTTCGCCAGGTGACGGCCGAGCGGAGGTCCAGCCGGAGCCGGGGCTTGCGGGGATGGTCGCGGATCACGCCGAATCTGACCGCCTGCAGGAAGTCAGTTCGGCCAGACATACCGCAGCCTGCGTCGTTCCCGGGCATGTACCGTACTGGCGCAGAGCTCTTATCCTGGCTTGTCGTTCTCGATCTCACAAAATCATCGCCTCCAGTGTTCGTGAAGGCAGGCCAGCCCGGAAGATGCCGGGCGATGGGCCGGTGTCTGTACTCACGAGCGCTTCAGTTACGCGGGTAGGTGAATGTGCGTTGGATGAGATGCTTCGGCGCGGTGAGGGTCTCACGGGTGATTCGGTTCGAGGTGTCGATCTCGAGTTGTACGTGGATCCCTTCCGCGGGGAGCCCGAAGGCGAGCGTGGTGCGGCCGTTGGTAGCCGGCAGCACCGTGGTGTCGAGCGCCGGGCTGTTGCCGTAGGGCTCGCTTTCGAGGAACTCGGCTCCGTCGGTGGTGACCGGGCGGGTCCGTGGTGCAGGCAGTGAGGTATCGCTGGTGACTGTCTCGGCGATACGAATTGACCGCTGGGTTCGCATCGCAGCCACGATCCGCGGTAATAGCACCCGGCTGGGTCGAGGTGGCCAACTGATCGGGACGGTGGCGGCGCCGCCGTGCCAGTCGGGCGTGTCGACGCGCAGATCAACGTACTGGGTCGCGTTGCCCCATTGCGCCGGGCCGACGAAGCAACCAGGACCGCAGGGGCGCAGGGCCACCGTTGCGGGTGCTGTGCCGGGATAGCTGAGTCGGGCGGTGAGGTGGAAGTCCGGTGGTGCCGCGTCGCCGGTCTGGACCCGGTCGTCGGGTGTCCGTAGCCGGATCTCGAGCTGGTTTTGGCTGGCGGCGATACCGACCGAGATCTGGCCGGCGAGTGCGCCGAGCCGGATCGCGGGCCCGGCGACCGGTGGCGGGAAGCCGAGGTCCTGGGTGGCGGGCGCCGGGGTCGGCACGGAGACGAGCACGGCGGTGACAGCGAGCACGGTGACCAGGGTCGTGGCTTCGATCCGCGCCGTCCGCGCGACCGGTGCTGGTGTGGTGGGTGCGGACGCCGGCTGCGCGGTGGGCCTGGTCAGGCGGCGTCGTGCGGTCCAGGCGAGAGCGGCGACGATCGTGACGAGTGCGAGTTTCGCGATGAGTAGCTGCCCATACCAGGTGGTGGTCAGGTCTTTGAGGGTCGGGACCAGGAGGACGGCGCTGATGGTTCCGGTTGTTGCGACGGTGAGGAACAGGCCGAGGGCCAGCCGGGAGTAGGCGGCGAACATGGGGCGGATCCGCACCGCCCGAGCCCGGTTGGTGTAGGCGACTCGCACCAAGTGGACGAGGGCGCCGATCCAGGTAGCGACCGCCATCAGGTGGACAGCGACGATCAGGGCGCCGACGACACCGTGTCGGCTGCCGAGATGGTTGCGCAGGCCCTCGGCGCCGACGATGGCCAATGCCGGTGTCAGTGCCAGCCACCAGCGGCCCCGCCCAGCGATGGCAGCCACGGCAGCGAAGCCGATGGCCTCCACGACGAGCAGAGCCGCGGCACGGCCGGGTCCGGCGGTCACCAGAAGATGGGCGAGCAGCCCGGCCGCGCCGAGTAGACCCAGCAGTGCGGCTGGCCGCACGAACGAGCGTGGTCTGACGGCCGCGGGACCGGCCAGACGGGCGAGTTGTCCGCCGACGAGGCCACCGATGACGCCGGCCAGGGCGAGGAACAGCAGCCAGCGCAGGGCGACGGTCACGGGAAGGGCCCCGGTTCCGGTCTGGTCTTGTCCCTGGAGGCCGGCGGAGCTGGTCCCCACGGCGAAGTCGAAGCCGGAGTCGACCACGTCACCGTCTTGGGCGGTGACCTGCCAGCGCACGATGTAGCGGCCGGGGCCGAGGTCATCGAGTACCCGAATGGTGACCCGGCGGCCGCCCTGTTCGCGGGTCACGTCGGAGGTACGGATCGAGTGTTGAGCGTCGTCGACCAGCCGGACCGCGCGGGAATCGACGGTCACCGGCTCATCGAACACCAAGGTGATCAGGTCGGGCGCCGCCGCGACGGAGTAGCCGGCCTGTGGTGTCGTGCTGAGCAGCGTCGGGTGCGCGGCGGCGGGTGCCGCGGTGCCGAACAGCAGGCCAAACACCGCGGCGGCCACGAGGCTGAGCCGCGGGAGGAGTGCCCGCGGGGTCATCCGAAGATCAGTGGGCAAGCCGCCAGGCCTGCCGCCAGTACGGCGGGAATCCCGACCAGCAGCGCCGGCAGCGCGATCACCGACACAGCGGCTCCGGCCCCTCCGACCCGGCCGGCCATCGACAGAGGCGGTGGCGGGTCGAGCAGTCGCTGCACCCGGGCCAGTACCCGGCCGCCGGTCACCGCCAGACCCAGCTCGAGACCGCCGGTGGCGATTCTGTCGGTCGATCTGGCCACGGCCAGGGCGCCGAGCGCGTCGGCGAGGCCGTTGCGGTGGGCGCTTCGGGCGGCGGCGTCGTCGGCGAGCAGTTCGACCAGTTCGGCTGTCATCGTCCGGAGTTCCCGGAAGAGCGGGGGCTGCGGGAACGCGGTGGCCAAAATGGTGGCCCAGCCGACGAGCAGGTGATGCCGCCCGGCCAGGTGGGCTCGTTCGTGTGCCAGCACCGCGTCCAGGTGAGCCGGCGACAACACTCGCAGAGTGCCGCTGGTGATGACGATCCGGCCGGTGCCCGGCACGCAATACGCGGTCGGTTCCTCCGCCTCGATCACGGTGGCGCCCAGCTCGGGGTCGTGCCGGCCTAGCAGGCTGAGGATCTCGCCGTGCCGGCCCCGGTCGATTCGGTGACGTCGCGTCTGCCGCGCGGCGACGTAGGCGAGCCGGGCGAGCAGCAGGAAGGGGACCGCCATCCCCGCGATCACAGCTGGGGGCATGACGGCGGTGGGGTGACCGGTCAGCGCGGCGAGACAGGCCTGGATCCGCCCGGGTGTGGCCACGCAGGTGATTCCGGCCAGCAACACGGAGGTGAGCACCGACAATCCGGCGGCGTGGAGCGCCGCGAGGCCGAGCCGCGGCGACCGGTACATCCAGGTCCCGGTCAGCAGCCGGGGTGCCAGCACAGCAACCGCGGCTGCGTAGCCGAGCAACCCGAGCGTGACCGTCATCTGCGGCTCGATCCGGCGGATGTGCCGCGGCCCTTGAGGGCACGCTCGACCGCTTCCGCCTCGGCCGCGGTCATCTCTTTGACGAATCTCAGCAGGGTGGTGGTGTTGTCGCCGCTGCCGTCAAGCGCCTGGCGCATGAGTTCCGCGCTGTACTCCTGCTTGGTCGACACCGGCCGGTAGCGGTAGGCGCGGCCGTCGAGCTGCCTGGTCAGCCATCCCTTGCGGTGCAGATTGTCCAGCACCGTCATCACCGTGGTGTAGGCGAACTCGCGGTCGCCGCGCAGGTCGTCAAGGACCTCCCGCACGGTGGCCGGTTCCTGCCGTGCCCACAATCGATTCATGATCGCGGCCTCAAGCTCGCCGAATCCGCGCACGTCAACCTCCTCACCTCATACCTGTGGCCCGCCGCCGCCTGCCTGCGTCGAGGATAACCGCCGCCGGGGAGCCGTCAGCAACCAACTAATGTTGATAGTAGACGACGCCCGCCCATGGGCGTCAGGTCAGGTCGCCACCGCTGCCGGAGGCAGGACATGCCCCAGACCGCTCGCGCCACGGTCACGTGATTCCCCTCGTGCAACCAGACAGTCGTTGCACAGCTCGCCGACGCTGCTCACGCGCGGCTGACCAGGAACATGGTCCGGCTGTTCGTGACCAGTTCCTTCATTTTCGCGGCGGCCTCGGTCTTGAACGACGCGTCACCGGCGACAGCGCCTCGTCGATCAGCAGGATGTCCGGGTCCATGTGCACGGTGACCGAGAACACCAGCCGGCTGAACATGCCGGACGAGTAGGTCCGCATCGGCATGTCGATGAAGTCGCCGAGTTCGGCGAAGGCGGCGATCTCCTCGTACCGGGCCTGGATCTCCTTGCGGCTCAGCCCCACGGCCAGGCCACCAGGATGACGATCTCGCGCTCGGACAGGGCCGCGGTGAAGCCGACGCCCAGCGACAGCAGGGTGCTGACCCGGCCGTGGACCTCGATCCACCCCGAAGTCGGCGGGTGATGGATACGTCCTGCACCGTGACCGCGGGGCACACCCGCCTGCGATTTCTGCGTCGGCTTCTAGCCTGCCTCAGAGACGGACAACGAACTCACGCTCCCTCGACATGAAGAACAACGAGCCGACGACAGCCGCGGCGATCGCCCAGAACACCGCACCCAGCCACATCCACAGGTCCGGGACGGAGGTCGGTCCAGCCGCCGATCAGCGGGTAGAGCGGGTTGTACTGGATGAAGCCCTTGAACTTGGCCGGCGCCTGCTCGGCGAACCACAGCACCGGCGACAGGTAGAGCCAGATCCGGACGAAGTACGGCAGGAAGCTGGTGGTGTCGCGGAAGTACACCTGCAGGGCCGCGAAGATCATCCCCATCCCGGCCGCGAAGATCGTCAGCATGATCAGGAACGCCGGGGCCAGCAGCATCTGCCAGTGCAGCGGCTGCCGCATCAGCAGGTGGATGGCGAGGTACACGACCATCGTCGGCAGGAACCGGAAGAACGCCGTCCGCAACGCGGACAGCGGCAGCAGCATCCGCGGGAACGACATGTTCATCAGCAGCTTGCCGCCGCCGACCACGCTGGCCGCGCCGGCGGTCATCGCACCGGAGAAGTAGTAGAACGCGAACAGGCCGCCAGTCATGTGCGCGAAGCGGGCCGCGCCGTCGGTCCTGGCGCCGCCGCCCGCGATGATGTCGACCAGGAGGTAGTAGACGGCTGCCAGCAGCAGCGGGTTGAGGACCAGCCACACCTGTCCGAAGAAGGTGTTGGTGTTGGCCGCCCGAATCCCGGTACGGGACATCTCGGCCGCGAACTCCCGCCGCTGCCACAGCGCCTTGAAGTAAGGACGCAGCGGCGGCAGGCCGACCTTGTGCGGTTCGTACACGTGCACCGACGGGTTGAACTCCTCGTCGACGCTGGTCGCGTTCATTCAGGCGACGCCTCTCTGCCCGGTTGTGGTGTCCACACTCTGCCGGTAGCCGTTTCACTTGGCTGAACCCCCGGCTGTTCGCGCCTCGCCGAACACGTCGACCACCGCTCGATCAACTGGGGTTCGGCGGCTGCCGCCCGGTAGGACGGCGGGCCCCGCGGATCAGGAACCATCAGCAGCCAACTAACGTACATAGTAGACGATGCCCGCCGATGGGCGTCAGACCTGGTCGCCCGATGCCGGAGGTAGGACATGCCCCAGACCGCTCGCGCCACGGTCGCGTGATGATACGACCCGTCGCCCGGCTGATCAGCCGGGTAGGTGCCCGGCGCGCCACCCTGTCTGTCGTGGTCGCCGCCGTGGCGGTCGCGGGCATGGTGACGTGGCGCAGCGACTTCTGGGCTGACGGTGGGGTCGTCCGCACGGCGCAGCAGCCCTCCGGTGAAGCGGTCACTACCGGATTGACCCTCTATGCGGCCGGCAGCCGTCCGCAGGTGCCCGAGTTGCGCGGGCAGACCCTGGATGGCGAACAGTTGGCGCTAGCCGACCTGCGCGGCCACGTCCTGGTGATCAACGTGTGGGGTTCGTGGTGCCAGCCGTGCCGGAAGGAGGCGCCGGATCTGGCCCGTGTGGCCCGCGAGACCGCCGGCCGGGGGGTGCGGTTCGTCGGGATCGATACCCGGGACAACCCGGCCGCGGCGCGCGCGTTCGTGCGCGCGTTCAAGGTGCCCTATCCGAGCATTATCGACGACGGTCACATGATGCTGGCCTTCCACGGGGTGATCCCGGTGAGCGCGATCCCGAGCACCGTCGTGGTGGACCCGGCGGGAAAGATCGCCGCACGGGTCGTCGGCAAAACCGACTACTCCACATTGCGCGGCCTCGTCGACGATGTCCTCGACGAGACGCCCGCCACCACCTCCGGTTCGGCGAAGGGTGGGTCATGATCGCCGCCGTAGGCGTGGCCGTCGCGGCCGGCCCGGGTGGCCTGGTGACGTACGGCCCGCTTCTCGTCGCGATCCCGATAGCGGCGGCCGCCGGGCTGGTGTCTTTTCTGAGCCCGTGCTGCCTGCCGTTGGTGCCCGGCTATCTCGCCTATGTCACCGGTAGCGCCGGCGCCGACGCGCATCATGCTGGTTCGACGGCGACCCCAACCGCGGCCGTTACGACGACGAGTGCCGCGCCTTCGACTGTGGGCCGTTCCCGCCGGGTGCCGAGCCGGACGGTGGTGGGCACCTGCCTGTTCGTGCTGGGGTTCGCCGCGGTTTTCACCAGTTACGGTGTGGCGTTCGGTGCCGCCGGGACGGCCCTGCTGGAGCACCAGGTCTTGGTCACCCGTGTCCTCGGGGTCTTCACGATCGGCCTCGGCCTGATGTTCGCCGGGCTTCTCAACCGGATCCCATTCGCTAGCAGGGCCTGGCGGGCGACCTACCGGCCGAAGGTCGGGGTCGCGGGTGCACCGCTGCTCGGGGTGATGTTCGGGGTCGGCTGGACACCCTGCATCGGACCGACCCTGGCCGCCGTGCTCGCCTTGTCCACCAGCACCGGCGGTACCGCCCGGGGCGCGGCGTTGTCGTTCGCGTACAGCGTCGGCCTCGGTGTTCCGTTCCTGCTGGCCGCGCTCGGCGTGGAACGCGCCTTCAAGGTGTTCGAACTCGCTCGCCGCCACGCTCACACCGTCATGCGGGTCGGCGGCCTGCTGCTCGTGCTGGTGGGTGTGCTGCAGGTGACCGGGGTCTGGTCGCTGTTGATCTACCGCCTGCAAGGCGTCGTGGCGAACTGGCAATCGCCGCTCTGAAGACACCACTCGTCGCTGTAGCCATGTACCGGGAACGCATTGCTACCCTCAAGCGTATGTACTATCACCATTAGTACTAATCGCGATCGGATCAATAGAGGGTGGTGCCGCGGTGCGGGAGTTGTTGTTGTCGACGACGATCTTGGCGTCGTTCCTGGGTGGGGTGGTGGCGTTACTCGCGCCGTGCTGCGTGTCGGTGATGCTGCCGGCGTACTTCGCCTCGACGTTTCAGCGGCGGACCCGGATCGTCGGTATGACGCTGGTCTTCGCGACCGGCGTGGGCACGGTGATCATTCCGATCGCGCTCGGCGCGAGCCTGTTGAGCCGGCTCATCTCCGGGCAGCACGCGCTGGTCTTCTCCCTCGGCGGTGTCGCGATGGTCGCCTTCGGCGCCGCGATGCTGGTCGGCTGGAAGTTTTCGCTGCCGATGATCGGCATGCGGGGCGGGTCCGGCGGCGGGGTGGTGTCGGTGTACTCACTCGGCCTGTTCTCCGGGCTCGCCAGCTCGTGCTGCGCCCCGGTACTGGCCGGGGTGGTGGCGGTGTCCGGCGCGGCATCGTCGTTCGGGGCCGCGCTGGCCATCGGGGTGGCCTACGTGTTCGGCATGGTCGCACCGCTGAGCGTCCTGGCGCTGGTCTGGGATCGCCGTGACTGGGGGACCGGCCGGTTGACCACCCGCACCGTGCGAATCGGGATCGGCCGCTGGCACCGCGCGGTGCCGCTGGGCTCCGTGCTGTCGGGTGCGGTTCTGGTCGCGATGGGGCTGCTCACCATCGCGCTGGCGATCCGCGGGCCCTCGATGGGCTCGGGCTGGCAGCTGCGATTGACGGCCTGGCTGGATCACCTCAGCCACGCCCTGCAGAACGGCCTCGCCTGGCTGCCCGGCTGGTTCAGCGCCCTGCTCGTCTTCGGCGCGCTGGCCGGCGTGGCCTGGTTCGCGGTCCGCCAGCGAAAAGCATCCAGACAGGCCGAGGCTGTGCAGCCGGTGGCCGAGGGCAGCCCGAGTGACCCGGGGGACTGCTGTGCGCCGGCGGCGACCACACCGAGCACCGTCCCGACCAACCAGGAGGCACCCCGATGAGTCAGCGCCCGCAGACCAAGTCGGCGAAGAAGCGGCCGCCGACCAAGCCGCCGAAGAACAGCCTGGTCGCGGAGCGCCGGGATCGCTGGCCGTTCATCCTCGCCGCGCTGATCGTGGTCCTGATCGGCGGTCTGTACCTGCTGTACCGGGCCACGAACCAGGCCGACGGATCGGCGGGCACGACGGCGAAATCGGACTACCAGGTCGGCTCACCCGGCCGCGGCAAGCAGGCACCGGCGTTCACCCTGCCGGCCACCAAGGGCGGCACGGTGAGCCTGGATCAGTACCGCGGCAAGACCGTGCTGCTGTACTTCCACGAAGGGCTGGGCTGCCAGCCCTGCTGGGACCAGATCCGCGACCTCGACAAGGCCAAGACCGACCTGAAGACCGCGGGAATCGACGATGTCGTCGCGATCACCACCGGCCCGGTCGATCTGATCAAGCAGAAGGTGACCGACGAGCACCTGACCTCGGTCAACCTCGCCGACGCCGACCTGGCCGTGTCCCGCAGCTACGAGGCGAACAAGTACGGGATGATGGGCAACGACCGCGACGGGCACACCTTCATCCTGGTCGGTCCGGACGGCAAGATCGGCTGGCGTGCCGACTACGGCGGCGCCCCGAAGTACACCATGTTCGTTCCGGTCCAGCGGCTGCTGGCCGACCTCAAGGCCGGCCAGCAATGAGCCACGTCGCCCGCGTAACCCTGCTCACCCAGGACGACTGCGCATTCTGTGACCACGCGAAGACGGTCCTTGCCCGCGTCAGCGGCGAGCACCCGCTGGAGATTCAGGAGATCCGGCTCGACTCCGCTGAGGGACGCGCGCTCGCGATCCAGCACGCCGTTCTGTTCGCCCCCGGCGTGCTGCTCAACGGCGCGCTGTTCTCCCACGGCCGCCTGTCTGAGAAGAAGCTGCGCCGAACCCTGGAGCGCCTCCCATCGCCCAGCGGCAGCGACCAGTACCGGCCAACCGGGCAGGCGAAATGAGGGGGCGCCCCGGGTCGAGTCCGCGGGACCGCCTCATCTTGATGATCGCGACACCGCTGGGCCTCGCACTATTCGTCACGACCCTGCTCGCCAACTACACCGGATTCACGCTGTTTCCGTTCGACCAGCACCACATCGTCGGACAGGTCGTCGGCCTGGGCCTGGTGCTGTGGGGCCTGATGCACTGGAAATAGCGCCCGCCGTTTACGTGACGATTGGAGGCAAAGATCAGGTGGATTGGCACATGGCCCCCGCGCGGCATCTCCCAAGACCGGCAGCCCGCCCCGGGCAGGATCAACGTGCCTTGACGATCACCCGGGTCGCCGTGCTGGGACTTGCCGCCGCCATCACACTGCGGGTCGTCGGTGTACCGCGCGTCGACCTGCATGGGCCGCTGCATTACCTCGGCATCATGGACCCGCTGTGCGGAGGGACCAGAGCCATGTTCCTGCTCACCTCCGGCCACCCCGCCGCGGCCGCGCACTACAACCCGATCGTGTTTCCCTTCGCGGCCGTAGTGCTGGCCCAGCTCGCGCGGGCCGCGATCGAACGGGCCACCGGCCGCCGGTTCCGTCTGTCGCCGTCCCCGGCGGTGCGCCGGGTCCTGATCACGATCGGCGTCGCGGCACTGGTCGCACTCGAGATTCGCCAGCAACTGCACGCCGACCTGCTCACCAGGAGCTGGCCGTGACTCACCCTGATCAGTCCTCCGATCAGCGTGCCCGGTGGCGCCGCTACTGGGACAAGCACGCCCAGGGCTACGACAAGGAGATGGCGTTCTGGGATCGTGTCGCGTTCGGCGACTCCCGGGAATGGGTCTGCTCGCAGGCCACCGGCCAGGTGCTAGAGGTGGCCATCGGCACCGGCCTGAACCTCGGCTTCTACCCAGACACGGTGACGCTGACCGGTATCGACTTCAGCCCGGCCATGCTCGACATCGCCGCCGCCCGCGCCGCTCAACTCGGCCGGACCGTCACCCTGCGGCAGGCCGATGCTCAAGACCTTCCGTACGGCGACGCCTGGTTCGACACGGTGGTGTGCACCTTCGGGCTGTGCGCGATCCCTGACCCGGTACGGGCGATCGACGAGATGCGCCGAGTGCTGCGGCCAGGTGGCCGGCTGCTGCTGGCCGACCACGTCGCCAGCACCTCATTGGCAGTCAGGGCCCTGCAACGGGCGGGGGAGGTCGTCTCCGTCCCGTACGGCGGCGAACACTTCCTGCGCCGGCCGCTCGATCACGTGCGCGCCGCCGGCTTCGAGGTCGAGAACTCGCAGCGGTTCAAGCTCGGCATCGTGGAACGCCTGTGCGCCCGCAAGCCCGGTAAGGCCTGAACCGCCATGGAGTCCGGAACCCTCCAGAACACCTACCCGTCATCAACTATGATGGTTAGTAGTCACCTTGCCGAAGAATCCCCGGAATGCCCAAGGAGCCCGCTGTGAAGGAACTGTTGTATTCGTTGCCGCTGCTCGCCTGCCCGCTCGGTATGGGCCTGATGATGTGGTTCATGATGCGCGGCAAGAAGGAAGGCCAGGCCCAGAACGGCGCGCCGAGGTCGGCGGCCGACGTGGCGGCCGATGCCCAGATCGCGAGCCTGCGCGCCGAGCTCGACCAGTTGCAGGCCGGGCAGCGGGACCGCGAGCGGCCGGCCGACCGCACGACCGGCCCGGCGAGCACGAGGCCGCTGTAATGCCGGGCTGGTTTCCGCTGGCCGCGGCCGTGGCCGGGATCGGGCTGATGTACTTCGTCTGCATCCGGCCGATGCGCCGCGGCACCTGCGGCCCCGCCGGGTGTGCTGCGAAGGACACCACGACCGCCGCTGCGCAGGGCGGCGACGCCGCCAGGGACGCAGAGCTTGACCGGCTGCGCGCGGAGATCGCACAGGTACGCGACGAACTCGAAGTCCCGAGGCAGTCAAAAACCTGAGACGGCCGGGTCTGGTTGACCACCACCGGCAGCTCGCGCGGCCTTGAGTCCCCCGCCCAGCTCAGCCCTAGACCGACAGCCGG
This genomic interval carries:
- a CDS encoding peroxiredoxin family protein; this translates as MSQRPQTKSAKKRPPTKPPKNSLVAERRDRWPFILAALIVVLIGGLYLLYRATNQADGSAGTTAKSDYQVGSPGRGKQAPAFTLPATKGGTVSLDQYRGKTVLLYFHEGLGCQPCWDQIRDLDKAKTDLKTAGIDDVVAITTGPVDLIKQKVTDEHLTSVNLADADLAVSRSYEANKYGMMGNDRDGHTFILVGPDGKIGWRADYGGAPKYTMFVPVQRLLADLKAGQQ
- a CDS encoding glutaredoxin family protein, translating into MSHVARVTLLTQDDCAFCDHAKTVLARVSGEHPLEIQEIRLDSAEGRALAIQHAVLFAPGVLLNGALFSHGRLSEKKLRRTLERLPSPSGSDQYRPTGQAK
- a CDS encoding DUF2752 domain-containing protein; this translates as MTITRVAVLGLAAAITLRVVGVPRVDLHGPLHYLGIMDPLCGGTRAMFLLTSGHPAAAAHYNPIVFPFAAVVLAQLARAAIERATGRRFRLSPSPAVRRVLITIGVAALVALEIRQQLHADLLTRSWP
- a CDS encoding class I SAM-dependent methyltransferase produces the protein MTHPDQSSDQRARWRRYWDKHAQGYDKEMAFWDRVAFGDSREWVCSQATGQVLEVAIGTGLNLGFYPDTVTLTGIDFSPAMLDIAAARAAQLGRTVTLRQADAQDLPYGDAWFDTVVCTFGLCAIPDPVRAIDEMRRVLRPGGRLLLADHVASTSLAVRALQRAGEVVSVPYGGEHFLRRPLDHVRAAGFEVENSQRFKLGIVERLCARKPGKA
- a CDS encoding DUF2933 domain-containing protein; translated protein: MKELLYSLPLLACPLGMGLMMWFMMRGKKEGQAQNGAPRSAADVAADAQIASLRAELDQLQAGQRDRERPADRTTGPASTRPL